The segment TATTCAAAGTGATGCTTCCCTATTTTTAACCCTATGAAAGGAATTAAATATTCATTCGTACTTTTCATCTAGACAACAATTTGAACCCTAATTCGGGAGTGCAAAGATATAAAATTATTGCAATTCCAAAAGCGTTATAAACATTTTTTTGTTTATAACTGCTTTTCCTTTGTTTTCATAGGATTTTTGCTTATTTCCTGGTATTGATTTCTCGAATTATAGATATCAATAGCAGTATAAACTGCTTCTTTAAACGAATTATAGTCGGCAATTCCTTTTCCGGCAATTTCGTAAGCTGTTCCGTGATCGGGAGACGTTCTGATTTTATTCAGACCTGCTGTATAATTTACACCACCCCCAAACGACAATGTTTTAAACGGAATCAAGCCTTGATCGTGGTAGATTGCAATTACTGCATCATATTTTTCATATTGGCTGCTGCCAAAAAAACCATCTGCAGCAAAAGGGCCAAAAACCAGCGTTCCTTTTTCGAATAGTTTTTTTATAACCGGTTTTACTATTTCATCATCTTCTTTCCCAATTACACCATTGTCTCCGGCATGTGGATTCAATGCTAAAACTGCAATTTTTGGTTTATTGATTCCGAAATCCTGTACCAATGTTTGTCTTATAGTTTCAATTTTTTGAACTATTAGTTTTTCGGTTAAATGTTTTGCCACATCATTTACAGGGATATGATCGGTTAATAAACCAACTCTTAAATTATCCTGAACCATCAGCATTAAAGCATTTCCTTCTAACTCTTTGTCCAAATAATCGGTGTGTCCCGGAAATTTGAACTCTTCCGATTGGATGTTGTATTTATTAATTGGCGCCGTGACCAGCACATCTATTTGATTTTCTTTCAAGGCTTTTGTTGCGGCAACGAATGATTTGATAGCGTATTTCCCGACAACAGGATCATTTGTCCCAAAATTTAAATCAACACCTTCACGCCAGATATTGAGCACATTTACTTTACCCAAAACAATTTGATCTAATTGGTCAATACCGTGAAGTGGTGTTTCTAATTCTAATGTTTTCTTAATAAAAGACATCACTTTTACGTTAGCAAAAATTACAGGCGTGCAAAGTTCTAACATTCTTGAGTCGTCAAAAGTCTTAAGAACTACTTCGCTTCCAATACCGTTTAAATCTCCGATTGAAATTCCAACGATTATATTTTCTGCTTTTTTCATAAGAAGTACTAGTTATTTATTGCTAATTTTGAAGTGCAAATTTAGTAAAATAAAACCATAATGTTTACAGGAATAATCGAAACCCTTGGAATAATAAAAGATTTAAAAAAAGACAATGATAATTTAAACATCACTGTTTACTCTACTATAACACCTGAATTAAAAATAGACCAAAGTGTTTCTCATAATGGTGTTTGCCTCACTGTAGTAGCAATCAACAATGACGAGTATACTGTAACTGCTATTAGAGAAACCATTGAAAAGACAAATTTAGCAGATTGGGAAATAGGCAATTTAATCAATTTAGAGCGCGGAATGAAATTGGGAGACAGGCTAGACGGGCATATCGTTCAAGGGCATGTTGACCAAACCGGGGTTTGTAAATCTATTGAAGAAGCTGGTGGAAGTTGGTATTTTACCTTTGAATACGATAGTACTTTAAACAATATTACCATTGAAAAAGGGTCGATAACTGTAAATGGTGTGAGTCTGACTGTTGTAAATTCTAAAGCGAATGAATTTAGTGTGGCGATTATCCCTTATACTTTTGAACATACGAATTTTAAAAATGTTAAAATTGGCACAAAGATTAATCTTGAGTTCGATGTTGTGGGAAAATACGTTGCTCGATTACATGCGTTAAACCGATAAACTATAAAAACCTGCGTAAAATAAAAAAGCTTCAAATTAATTTGAAGCTTTTTTTATATTTTTTATTTTATTCAATTTATAAATTCCAAAACACATTGAAAGTAGTGCCAAAAAGAATATTCCACCATCCAAAGGCAGTCCTGGTGGCGGTGGCGGTGTCGATGGCGGTGGTGGTCCTGGGTCAGCAAACACGCTTGTTACTGACAAGAAAAACACAGCCAGAATAATGATAATTCTATTCGGGACAATTTTCATAGTGCGTAAAAGTATAAAAAAAATCTATTTACCAAAATAAATTAAATATTTAATCGACAAAGATAATCAAAATTTAAACTGCAAAGTCCTTGATTCAATGTAAGGAACGAAGCTTTTGATTAAAAAAGCGAAATAATTTTATATCTATATGAACGATATTTCCACCTTATTGGTTTTCATATTAAACAAAAAAAGACCCCGTAACGAAGTCTTTTTTGTGGTCCCACTTGGGCTCGAACCAAGGACCACCTGATTATGAGTCAGGTGCTCTAACCAACTGAGCTATAGGACCCGCATAAAGCGGTTGCAATATTACTACTATTTTTGTTTCGACGCAAGTGTTTTTAACTGATTTCTTGACAAAGTTCAATCAGGACACCATTTGTTCCTTTTGGGTGTAAAAAAGCAACCAACTTATTATCGGCTCCTTTTTTTGGCGTTTCATTCAGAACAACAAAACCTTCCTTTTTTAAACGCTCTATTTCTTCAACTATATTTTCGACATCAAAAGCAATATGATGGATTCCTTCTCCTTTCTTTTCTAAGAATTTGGCAATCGGGCTTTCCGGATTTGTGGCTTCTAATAATTCTATTTTATTGGGGCCATTCATAAAGAAGGATGTTTTTACGCCTTCGCTTTCAACTTCTTCCTGTTTATATGGTGGATTGCCAAATAGTTTTTCGAAAAGTAAATTGGAAGTTTCTAAACTATTGACGGCAATTCCGATGTGCTCAATTTTACGCATTTTGGTTTTGTTTTTTTGCTAAACAAAGATAACAAAAATTCAAATGGCTTTTCCTTTAGCCCCGATTGGAGTGGCATCTCGTCTTTTGGGACGAGATATAGCGGAAAGCGGGTAAATGGATGGCTGATAATACCAAAACTTTCGCTTCTGGTGCTTATAAAATTTAAAAATTGTACTTTTGCAGCATGGAAACGAATAGACAGAAGAAAATTGGCAGTGTGTTGCAAAAGGATTTAGTAGATATTTTGCAGGGTGAAGTACGCAAAAACGGAATTTCAAATTTGGTTATTTCGGTATCTAAAGTAAGCGTAACTACTGATTTATCTATTGCTAAAGTGTATTTGAGTGTTTTCCCTCAGGATAAAGCAGCCGAGTTAATGGCGGCAATAAAAACCAATTCTCCTTTGATTAAGCATGATTTATCGCAGCGTGTAAAATTACAATTGCGAAAAGTGCCTAATCTTTCTTTTTATATTGACGACTCGTTGGATTATATCGAAAAAATTGACAATGCTTTGTCAGGAAAAGAAAATCCGATTGAAAACCGAGACCTTTTAGAAAAACGCAAGAAATTTTAATTTCACTTGAACTTCCCGCTATACATAGCCAAAAGATATCTTTTTAGCAAAAGTAAAAACAATGCTATCAATATTATTACAGGCATTGCATCGATAGGAATTATTGTTGGAACTCTCGCTTTGTTTGTTGTCCTTTCGGTTTTTAGCGGCTTGCGCGATTTTAGTTTGTCTTTTTCGAATACTATTGATCCCGATTTAAAAATTAATCCGCTTAAGGGCAAAACTTTTTTTATTTCTCCAAAACAAGAAAAAGAAATCGCAGCTATTGAAGGCGTTGCTTACTATAGTAAAACAGTGGAAGAACGCGTGCTTTTCTTTTTTGACGGAAAAGAACAAGTGACTTATCTAAAAGGTGTCGATGCAAATTACACTAAAATCAATGATGTTTCTAAAAGTCTTTTTAACGGAAAATGGCTTCGGTACAATACTGCCGAAGTAGTTGTTGGTTACGGAATTACAGAAAAATTATCGCTTGGGCTTTTTGATTTTAATAATGATTTTGAGGTTTATGTGCCACGAAAAGGTAAAGCTGTAATTGAAAGTGAAGCTGAAGCTTTTAATAAATCCGTTTTGATTCCGGTTGGAATTTATGCCATAAGTGAGGATTTGGATTCCAAATATGTTTTTGCAGATTTGAGATTGGCTCAGGATTTATTGGAATACAAACCGAACCAAATTTCGGGCGTTGAAATCAAAATAAAACCCAATGCCAACGAAGCCGAAATTATGGAGAAACTTAATACAGTTTTCCAAAATAAAGTAGAAGTAAAAAATAGAGCGCAACTCAATGCTACATTATATAAGATGTTAAATACTGAGAATATTGCCGTCTATCTTATCTTCACGCTGGTCATTATTATTGCGTTATTCAATTTAATTGGCGCGCTAATCATGATGATTTTGGACAAGAAAAGTAATCTGAAAACACTTTTCAATCTGGGTTCCGAAGTCAAAGATTTAAAGAAAATATTCCTGCTTCAGGGAAGTTTGCTGACGATTATTGGCGGAATTATTGGTTTGATTTTGGGAATAATCATCGTGCTGATTCAACAGCATTTCAAATTAGTCATGATTACCGAATCCTTGGCGTATCCGGTGGTTTTCACTATTCAGAATGTGTTGATTGTTTTCGGAACTATAGTCGCGCTTGGTTTTATTTCCAGTTGGATTGCGAGTAGTCAGGTGACTAAAAAGTTGCTGGATTAAAGTCTTTTTATTAATTCTTCTACCCTATCAAATACGAAATCTGCCTCTTTATCTGTGATAATCATCCTCAAATCACTACCTATAATATCACCTACTTCATTTTTAGTGTTTTTTTCAACTTTTCTAAAATATGAATCTTTCTTTTTAAGCCAACCTAATTGTTCATTTTTGAACTTTCTTTTCTCAGTAGTGTTAAGTTTTAGTCTGATTTTATTGTAAACTACATTAAGTAGGCTGTCTGTTTTTTTATAATAATCTAATGAACATCCCAACATGTAATCTCCTTTGTCAAGGCAACTTTGATGGTCTGTTTTTATTTTATTTAAAGTTTTAATTGTTTGCGATTGGCAAAAACCAAAACACAAAACAGTAATACTTATGTAAGCGAACTTAAACAAACTGATAATCTGCGTAAACTTCCTGAATTTCATCCAAGGCTTTGAATAAAGCTTCAGCCGATTCGAGCGTTACTAATTTTAATCTGTGCTCTTTGAAGTTGGAAACACCTTTGAAGTAATTCGTGTAATGTCGGCGCATTTCTACAATTCCAACGCGTTCGCCTTTCCAATCCATTGACCAGGTTAAGTGATTTCGTGTCGCTTCGATTCGGTCAGCCATTGTTGGTTGTGCCAAATGTTCTCCGGTTTTGAAGTAATGTTTGATTTCGTTAAAAATCCATGGATAACCAATCGCAGCACGACCAATCATCATACCGTCAAGGCCATACTTATTTTTGTATTCCAATGCTTTTTCGGGAGAATCTATATCGCCATTTCCAAAAATTGGCATGGTAAGTCTTGGGTTTTCTTTGATTCTTTGAATATGCGACCAATCTGAATGACCTTTATACATTTGAGCACGAGTTCTGGCATGAACTGTCAAAGCCTGCACACCTATATCTTGCAAACGTTCCGCAACCTCATCAATATTGATAGAACTTTCGTCCCAGCCCAAACGTGTTTTTACCGTTACCGGAAGATTGGTTCCTTTAATCACGGCTTTGGTCAGACGCACCATCAAATCAACATCTTTCAAAACGCCGGCACCAGCACCTTTGCATACTACTTTTTTTACCGGACAACCAAAATTAATATCCACCAAATCTGGGTGAACAGCGTCAACAATTTTGGCCGACATTTCCATCGCTTCTTCATCACCACCAAAAATCTGAATTCCGACCGGTCTTTCGTAATCGAAAATATCCAATTTCATTCGGCTTTTTATGGCATCACGAATCAACCCTTCCGAAGAGATAAATTCCGAGTACATCAAATCGGCACCGTGCAATTTGCACAGTCTGCGAAATGGCGGATCACTCACGTCTTCCATAGGCGCAAGTAATAGCGGAAAGTCAGGTAATTCTATGTTGCCGATTTTTGGCATTTTTTAATACTTTTTTGCAAAAGTACGATTTTTTAATTTTTCACAAAAAAGGCACTTTTGGTCCTGTCAGGAAATCTTTTGCTAACACGAGATTAATTTGGCTAATATCATTAGCTTTGCAGTCAAATATTTAATAGGTGAATTTTATGAAAAAGATTTTTGTGTGTGTTTTGTTATTAATGACGGCATTTGTTAATGCCCAGCGTCAAGCTGATAATTCGGTTGCTTTAGAAAATAATTTAAAAGAAGTATATTTCAATGCTTTTTCAGGAATTCCTGTAGTTCAGTCAAACAAAGAATTAATAGGAGTAGACCCTTACCAAGGAAAAGTGATTTGGAAACAGCCAATGGGTTCACTTGGTTCGCTTTCAACACTAAATGGTGAAGGTGATGCTGTTGTGAATAATATCAACAATACTCCTTTTATCATTTTGGAAAATAAAACCTTGTTGGACACCCGAAACGGAAATGTGCTTTTGAAAGGAAATAAAATAGAAGGATTTCAGTTGTTGCCCGAAATTTTCTCGGTTTTGGTTGCTACCAAAGGTGAAAAAGGAGAAAAAACCTTTTCAATGATTGACATGAAATCATCAAAAGTAAAGTGGTCATCACCTGTAAAAGTAAAAACAAGTCTTTTAGACAAAGCAATGGCTTTGGGTTCAACCGAAGGAACTCCGGAAAGTTTCAGAAATCTAATCCATACCAAAAACAATAAAATTGCTTTAATGTATGGTAAATCAATAATGATATTGGACGGTAACAACGGAAATGTCATTCTGAATGATAATATTAAGACCGGAATGCTGTTCACCGATAGTAATGAAAAAAATCTTTTTGTAGTTGAAGGGAGCCCGGGATTAGTAGCGGAGTTGAGAAGTTTTGACGATAGTGTTATCGTATTTGATTTCAATACAGGAAAAGAAATTGAAAAAATCAAACTGGAAGATAAATTTGGTTGGTACAATGATATTGATGGTCAAATTTTTATTAAATCCAAAGCAGACGGGATGATGTATGACTATTCAGGTAAAGAAGTTTGGAAAAGAAGATTCGACGAAAAAAGAATTTACAAGATTGAAAAAGATCCTCAAGGTTATGTAGTTTTTTATAAAAACGAAAAGATGTTGGTAGACAAACAAGGAAAGAAAGTTTGGAAAAAAGCAGAGAAAGTAGCACTTAACTTTGAAGATGACGATTATGATTGGTTAGAAGAAGATGGATATACAAAATATGAATACAAAGCCGGGACAATATATGTAACCAGTAATGTTTTAAGATATTTTGACAATAAGGACAAAACCAAAAACATAAAAAAGACTCTTAGTTACAAAACAAACCTGACTTCTTTTGACGAAGAAACAAAATCTCTTTTGGTTATTGAATGTGGCGTTGGTAGCGAAGCTTTATTTTTCTTTAATCCTGACAAAGGGCTATTGCCAAAAACAGGACAGTCTATTTCTATCAAAAAACCAGGGTTTTTAAATATTTTTGAAAAGACTGCGACTGGTTTTTTTGTTTCCAGTCCATGGGAGTTTATTGTGTTAGATGACAAAGGAAAGATTGTTACACAAAAATACTATTCTACGCCGGGTGAAACAGGAAGAAAATTACTAAATGTTGCCTCTGGAATCTTAGATACTGCCGGAGCCGTTTCAGAAGTAGAAGGTATCACGAATATGGTTGGTGGTACACCGGAAGCCTTAGGAAATTCAATGGGTGTTCCTGGAGCTACTACAGACCAAGCCGACAAAGGAGTGAAACAATTTAATAGAGGAGAATATTACACAGAAGCCGCCGACATGCTATATAATCCTAATCGATTGAACGCATTTACTCAAACAAACGATTACGCTTTCTTTTTCACCAAAGATAAAACCGGAAATAAATTCTTAGTTCAGGTTGAAAAAAAGTCAGGGAAAGAATTGGACAAACTTAAATTTGAAAGCAATACACCTAAATATGTAGTTGATGAAGTTGAAAAAAGAGTTTTCTACATCAACAAAAACAATTTAGACATTTTTTTAATTAAATAAATAACTTAGGTTATAACAGTATAAAATATAATTTAACGACAGTTGAATTACAGCTAAAAGAAGATGAAGCATATTAGAAATTTTTGCATTATTGCACATATTGACCACGGAAAAAGTACGTTGGCTGACCGATTGCTTGGTGCTACACAAACCGTTACCGCTCGTGAAGAGAAAGCCCAATTGCTTGACAATATGGACTTGGAGCGCGAACGTGGTATTACGATTAAGAGTCACGCCATTCAAATGGAATACAAATATAAAGGTGAAGATTATATACTAAACCTTATTGATACTCCGGGACACGTTGATTTCTCGTATGAAGTTTCGCGTTCAATTGCAGCCTGCGAAGGTGCGCTTTTGATTGTTGATGCGGCTCAAAGTATTCAGGCACAAACAATTTCTAACTTGTATTTGGCTTTAGAAAATGACTTGGAAATTATTCCGGTTTTAAATAAGGTTGATTTACCAAGTGCTAATCCGGAAGAAGTTAGCGACGATATTATTGATTTATTAGGTTGTAAACTTGAGGATATTATTCACGCTTCTGGGAAAACCGGTTTGGGTGTAGAAAATATTCTTGCAGCGATAATCGAAAAAATTCCAGCACCGAAAGGTGTAAAAGACGAACCTTTACAAGCTTTGATTTTTGATTCACACTATAATCCGTTTCGTGGAATCGAAGTTATTTTCCGTGTGAAAAACGGAGAAATCAGAAAAGGGCAGAAAATCAAATTCATGGCTACCGGCAACGAATATTTTGCTGATGAAGTTGGAACCTTGAAGTTAAATCAAGTGCCAAAAGATGTGATTTCTACAGGTGATGTTGGGTATTTGATATCCGGAATTAAAGAAGCAAAAGAAGTAAAAGTTGGTGACACTTTAACAGATGCAAAAACGCCAACAACGAATATGATTACGGGATTTGAAGATGTAAAACCAATGGTTTTCGCCGGAATTTATCCTGTTGACACGGAAGATTACGAAGATTTGCGTGCTTCGATGGAGAAACTGCAATTGAATGATGCAAGTTTAGTTTTTACTCCTGAAAGTTCAGCCGCTTTAGGTTTTGGTTTCCGTTGCGGATTCTTAGGAATGCTGCATTTGGAAATCATACAGGAACGTTTGGAGCGCGAATACGATATGACTGTAATTACTACGGTTCCTAACGTTTCGTATTTGGCTTATACCAAAAAAGAACCAGAAGTTGGTTTCGTGGTAAACAATCCATCGGATTTACCGGAACCTTCAAGACTAGACAGAGTTGAAGAGCCGTTTATCAAAGCGACAATCATTACCAAAGCTGATTATGTTGGTAACGTAATGAGTTTATGTATTGAAAAACGTGGAGTTATTACCAATCAAACGTATCTGACTACCGAAAGAGTAGAATTGAATTTTGATATGCCTTTGGCGGAAATTGTATTCGATTTTTATGATAGATTAAAAACCGTTTCTAAAGGATATGCGTCGTTTGACTACTCACCAATTGGTATGCGAGCGTCTAAGTTAGTGAAATTAGATGTTTTATTGAATGGTCAATCTGTCGATGCGCTTTCGGCTTTAATTCACGAAAGTAATGCTTATAACATTGGTAAAAAAATGTGTGAAAAGCTGCGCGAATTAATCCCAAGACAACAATTTGACATTCCGATTCAGGCTGCTATTGGTGCTAAAATCATTGCGCGTGAAACGATAAAAGCGTTGCGAAAAGACGTTACCGCCAAATGTTATGGTGGCGATATTTCGCGTAAGCGTAAACTTCTTGAAAAACAGAAAAAAGGAAAGAAAAGAATGCGTTTGGTAGGAAATGTTGAAATTCCGCAGGAAGCTTTTATGGCGGTATTGAAATTGAATGATTAAAAGGTGCTAAGGTACTGAGGTGCTAAGGCAGCATAATAAATGAGAACCTGATTGTGAAAGCAATCGGGTTTTTTGTTGGAATAAACCTTAGAACCTTAGTATCTTTGCACCTTAGAACCTTAGAAAAAAATGTTAGAAGATAAAACTCCGCAACGCACTTCACTTTCTCAATTGGGCGAATTTGGTTTGATTGACCATTTGACAAAAAACTTTGATGTAAAACAACCATCGACTTTAAAAAGTATAGGTGATGATGCTGCTGTTTTGGATTTTAAGGACAAAAAAGTTGTTGTTTCTACAGATTTATTGATTGAAGGTGTTCACTTTGATTTGTCCTATATGCCTTTGCGTCATTTGGGTTACAAGGCTGTTGTTGTAAATGTGTCTGATATTTGCGCGATGAATGCAAAGCCAACACAGATAACGGTTTCGGTGGCGGTTTCTAATCGTTTTCCGCTGGAAGCTTTAGAAGAATTATTTGATGGAATTGCTTTAGCAGCTAAATTTTATAATGTAGATGTTATTGGTGGTGATACAACTTCGTCCCAAAAAGGATTGATTATTTCAATTACTGCAATTGGAGAAGCAAATGAGGTAGACATTGTATACCGTGATGGTGCAAATAACGGGGATTTGTTGGTTGTCACAGGCGATTTAGGTTCGGCCTATATGGGATTACAAGTTTTGGAACGTGAAAAACAAGTCTTTCAGGTAAATCCGAACAACCAACCTGATTTAGATGCTTATACTTATTTAATTGAGCGTCAATTAAAACCTGAAGCGCGTCACGATATTAAAGATTTGTTGGAAAAACTCGAAGTAAAACCAACATCGATGATTGATATTTCGGATGGTTTGTCTT is part of the Flavobacterium sangjuense genome and harbors:
- the pdxA gene encoding 4-hydroxythreonine-4-phosphate dehydrogenase PdxA; its protein translation is MKKAENIIVGISIGDLNGIGSEVVLKTFDDSRMLELCTPVIFANVKVMSFIKKTLELETPLHGIDQLDQIVLGKVNVLNIWREGVDLNFGTNDPVVGKYAIKSFVAATKALKENQIDVLVTAPINKYNIQSEEFKFPGHTDYLDKELEGNALMLMVQDNLRVGLLTDHIPVNDVAKHLTEKLIVQKIETIRQTLVQDFGINKPKIAVLALNPHAGDNGVIGKEDDEIVKPVIKKLFEKGTLVFGPFAADGFFGSSQYEKYDAVIAIYHDQGLIPFKTLSFGGGVNYTAGLNKIRTSPDHGTAYEIAGKGIADYNSFKEAVYTAIDIYNSRNQYQEISKNPMKTKEKQL
- a CDS encoding riboflavin synthase: MFTGIIETLGIIKDLKKDNDNLNITVYSTITPELKIDQSVSHNGVCLTVVAINNDEYTVTAIRETIEKTNLADWEIGNLINLERGMKLGDRLDGHIVQGHVDQTGVCKSIEEAGGSWYFTFEYDSTLNNITIEKGSITVNGVSLTVVNSKANEFSVAIIPYTFEHTNFKNVKIGTKINLEFDVVGKYVARLHALNR
- the mce gene encoding methylmalonyl-CoA epimerase — encoded protein: MRKIEHIGIAVNSLETSNLLFEKLFGNPPYKQEEVESEGVKTSFFMNGPNKIELLEATNPESPIAKFLEKKGEGIHHIAFDVENIVEEIERLKKEGFVVLNETPKKGADNKLVAFLHPKGTNGVLIELCQEIS
- the rbfA gene encoding 30S ribosome-binding factor RbfA; this encodes METNRQKKIGSVLQKDLVDILQGEVRKNGISNLVISVSKVSVTTDLSIAKVYLSVFPQDKAAELMAAIKTNSPLIKHDLSQRVKLQLRKVPNLSFYIDDSLDYIEKIDNALSGKENPIENRDLLEKRKKF
- a CDS encoding ABC transporter permease, whose translation is MNFPLYIAKRYLFSKSKNNAINIITGIASIGIIVGTLALFVVLSVFSGLRDFSLSFSNTIDPDLKINPLKGKTFFISPKQEKEIAAIEGVAYYSKTVEERVLFFFDGKEQVTYLKGVDANYTKINDVSKSLFNGKWLRYNTAEVVVGYGITEKLSLGLFDFNNDFEVYVPRKGKAVIESEAEAFNKSVLIPVGIYAISEDLDSKYVFADLRLAQDLLEYKPNQISGVEIKIKPNANEAEIMEKLNTVFQNKVEVKNRAQLNATLYKMLNTENIAVYLIFTLVIIIALFNLIGALIMMILDKKSNLKTLFNLGSEVKDLKKIFLLQGSLLTIIGGIIGLILGIIIVLIQQHFKLVMITESLAYPVVFTIQNVLIVFGTIVALGFISSWIASSQVTKKLLD
- a CDS encoding lysozyme inhibitor LprI family protein, with amino-acid sequence MKFRKFTQIISLFKFAYISITVLCFGFCQSQTIKTLNKIKTDHQSCLDKGDYMLGCSLDYYKKTDSLLNVVYNKIRLKLNTTEKRKFKNEQLGWLKKKDSYFRKVEKNTKNEVGDIIGSDLRMIITDKEADFVFDRVEELIKRL
- the dusB gene encoding tRNA dihydrouridine synthase DusB, translating into MPKIGNIELPDFPLLLAPMEDVSDPPFRRLCKLHGADLMYSEFISSEGLIRDAIKSRMKLDIFDYERPVGIQIFGGDEEAMEMSAKIVDAVHPDLVDINFGCPVKKVVCKGAGAGVLKDVDLMVRLTKAVIKGTNLPVTVKTRLGWDESSINIDEVAERLQDIGVQALTVHARTRAQMYKGHSDWSHIQRIKENPRLTMPIFGNGDIDSPEKALEYKNKYGLDGMMIGRAAIGYPWIFNEIKHYFKTGEHLAQPTMADRIEATRNHLTWSMDWKGERVGIVEMRRHYTNYFKGVSNFKEHRLKLVTLESAEALFKALDEIQEVYADYQFV
- the lepA gene encoding translation elongation factor 4, whose protein sequence is MKHIRNFCIIAHIDHGKSTLADRLLGATQTVTAREEKAQLLDNMDLERERGITIKSHAIQMEYKYKGEDYILNLIDTPGHVDFSYEVSRSIAACEGALLIVDAAQSIQAQTISNLYLALENDLEIIPVLNKVDLPSANPEEVSDDIIDLLGCKLEDIIHASGKTGLGVENILAAIIEKIPAPKGVKDEPLQALIFDSHYNPFRGIEVIFRVKNGEIRKGQKIKFMATGNEYFADEVGTLKLNQVPKDVISTGDVGYLISGIKEAKEVKVGDTLTDAKTPTTNMITGFEDVKPMVFAGIYPVDTEDYEDLRASMEKLQLNDASLVFTPESSAALGFGFRCGFLGMLHLEIIQERLEREYDMTVITTVPNVSYLAYTKKEPEVGFVVNNPSDLPEPSRLDRVEEPFIKATIITKADYVGNVMSLCIEKRGVITNQTYLTTERVELNFDMPLAEIVFDFYDRLKTVSKGYASFDYSPIGMRASKLVKLDVLLNGQSVDALSALIHESNAYNIGKKMCEKLRELIPRQQFDIPIQAAIGAKIIARETIKALRKDVTAKCYGGDISRKRKLLEKQKKGKKRMRLVGNVEIPQEAFMAVLKLND
- the thiL gene encoding thiamine-phosphate kinase, with the protein product MLEDKTPQRTSLSQLGEFGLIDHLTKNFDVKQPSTLKSIGDDAAVLDFKDKKVVVSTDLLIEGVHFDLSYMPLRHLGYKAVVVNVSDICAMNAKPTQITVSVAVSNRFPLEALEELFDGIALAAKFYNVDVIGGDTTSSQKGLIISITAIGEANEVDIVYRDGANNGDLLVVTGDLGSAYMGLQVLEREKQVFQVNPNNQPDLDAYTYLIERQLKPEARHDIKDLLEKLEVKPTSMIDISDGLSSEIIHICKQSKVGCNLYEEKIPVDPQFINVCEEFNIDSTTVAINGGEDYELLFTIALEDFDKIKANPNFTVIGHLTQESEGIHLVTRANTKIPLKARGWDALSEE